The Nitrosopumilus cobalaminigenes genome contains a region encoding:
- a CDS encoding DUF5679 domain-containing protein: MTIGYCVKCRDKREIGGPKPYTMKNGKPAIKGTCPTCSTAIFRIGRG; the protein is encoded by the coding sequence ATGACAATAGGATATTGTGTTAAGTGTCGTGACAAACGAGAAATCGGCGGCCCTAAACCATACACCATGAAAAATGGTAAACCTGCAATCAAAGGCACATGCCCAACATGCAGTACAGCCATTTTCAGAATCGGTAGAGGATAA